One genomic region from Gloeocapsa sp. PCC 73106 encodes:
- the purE gene encoding 5-(carboxyamino)imidazole ribonucleotide mutase has protein sequence MSVISESQDTPKIGIIMGSDSDLPTMKDAIVICEEFKITTEVAIISAHRTPLRLVDYTTNAHTRGLKVIIAGAGGAAHLPGMVASLTPLPVIGVPVATRHLKGVDSLYSIVQMPEGIPVATVAIGNSKNAGLLAVQILATHDPQLLAQVKEYRQQLSQAVLDKQAKLDRLGYQAYLEES, from the coding sequence ATGAGTGTGATATCAGAAAGTCAGGATACACCTAAAATAGGGATTATTATGGGGAGTGATTCTGATTTGCCTACGATGAAAGACGCGATCGTTATCTGTGAGGAATTTAAGATTACTACAGAAGTCGCGATCATCTCTGCCCATCGTACTCCCTTGCGTCTGGTGGATTACACTACCAACGCCCACACTAGAGGACTTAAGGTAATTATTGCCGGTGCAGGAGGTGCCGCCCATCTCCCGGGCATGGTAGCTTCCCTGACTCCTTTACCAGTGATTGGCGTTCCTGTAGCCACCCGTCATCTTAAGGGGGTAGATTCCCTCTACTCCATTGTACAGATGCCCGAGGGCATTCCTGTGGCCACAGTCGCTATTGGTAACAGTAAAAACGCGGGTTTATTAGCAGTGCAAATCCTAGCCACTCATGATCCCCAACTTTTAGCCCAGGTAAAAGAATATCGTCAACAATTATCCCAAGCGGTGTTGGATAAACAAGCCAAATTAGATCGTTTAGGTTACCAAGCTTATCTAGAAGAAAGTTAA
- a CDS encoding cytochrome P450, with the protein MSKSPSLPPGNLGLPVIGETLSFLRDSNFSSRRLEKYGKVFKTSILGKKTVIMTGAKANQFLFKHENKYVQATWPKSTKILLGPSSLSVQSGEFHTSRRKLLYQAFQPRALESYLPKMEEITRQYFQKWTDLGEFTWYREIRDYTFDIASSLLVGTEGGSQTPLADLYTEWVKGLFSLPIPLPWTTFGKSLACRQKLLIYIEEIVKKRASQPNTGNDALGLLLAAKDEEGNNLSLAELKDQVLLLLFAGHETLTSALVSFCLLVAQHPEVWTRLRQEQRDLNLTSPLSPEKLKAMTYLEQVLKEVLRLIPPVGGGFRKVIESFEFDGYLIPKNWLVQYQIRQTQRDPEIYPESEVFNPDRFAPGQEKQESCSYVPFGGGLRECLGKEFARLEMRVFAALLIQKYQWELLPNQDLSMGIVPTPHPKDGLKVRFSLL; encoded by the coding sequence ATGTCAAAATCACCTTCTTTACCTCCTGGAAATTTGGGATTACCTGTAATAGGCGAAACTTTGAGCTTTCTTAGGGATTCCAACTTTTCCAGCCGGCGATTAGAGAAATACGGTAAGGTTTTTAAAACCAGTATACTCGGCAAAAAAACTGTAATCATGACGGGGGCTAAAGCTAATCAGTTTTTATTTAAACACGAGAATAAATACGTCCAAGCTACGTGGCCGAAAAGTACCAAAATCTTACTAGGACCAAGCTCTTTGTCGGTACAATCGGGGGAATTCCATACCTCACGTCGTAAGTTGCTCTATCAAGCTTTTCAACCTCGAGCTTTAGAGAGTTATCTGCCCAAAATGGAAGAAATAACCCGTCAATACTTTCAGAAATGGACAGATTTAGGAGAGTTTACTTGGTATCGGGAAATTAGGGATTATACTTTTGATATCGCTAGTAGTTTGTTAGTGGGAACAGAGGGAGGTTCTCAAACTCCTTTAGCTGACTTGTATACAGAATGGGTTAAAGGCTTATTTTCCCTTCCTATCCCTCTTCCTTGGACAACTTTTGGTAAATCCCTGGCTTGTCGGCAAAAATTGCTCATATATATAGAAGAAATAGTTAAAAAACGAGCTTCCCAGCCTAATACTGGCAATGACGCTCTCGGGCTGTTGTTAGCAGCTAAAGACGAGGAAGGAAATAATCTCAGTTTAGCCGAACTCAAAGATCAAGTACTGTTATTATTATTCGCAGGACACGAAACTCTTACTTCGGCTTTGGTGTCTTTCTGTCTGTTGGTGGCACAACATCCGGAAGTATGGACCAGATTGCGCCAAGAACAGCGCGATTTAAACCTAACCTCTCCCCTGAGTCCAGAAAAACTCAAAGCAATGACTTATTTAGAACAGGTACTTAAGGAAGTTCTGCGGCTGATACCTCCGGTAGGGGGTGGTTTTCGGAAAGTAATAGAGTCTTTTGAGTTTGATGGCTACTTGATTCCTAAAAATTGGTTAGTTCAGTACCAAATTAGACAGACTCAGCGAGATCCGGAAATATATCCAGAATCTGAAGTGTTTAATCCTGATCGCTTCGCACCAGGGCAAGAAAAGCAGGAAAGTTGCAGTTATGTACCTTTTGGCGGTGGTTTACGGGAATGTTTGGGTAAAGAGTTCGCCCGTCTGGAAATGCGCGTTTTTGCCGCTTTATTAATACAAAAGTACCAATGGGAGTTATTGCCTAACCAAGATCTGAGTATGGGTATTGTTCCTACTCCTCACCCTAAGGACGGTCTAAAGGTTCGTTTCTCGTTATTATGA
- the msrA gene encoding peptide-methionine (S)-S-oxide reductase MsrA, which yields MINATFGAGCFWKTEDAFLGLKGVIKTSVGYMGGDFPNPSYLDVLSRITGHAEVAQIEYDPELVSYQELLKVFWSIHDPTQLNRQGSDRGEQYRSVIFYHNQQQKLEAQSSLHQLEMTGVFPGRIVTQIQPAGAYYLADDYHQQYLAKKRL from the coding sequence ATGATTAATGCGACTTTTGGCGCGGGCTGCTTTTGGAAAACCGAGGACGCTTTTTTGGGGTTAAAAGGTGTTATTAAAACCTCTGTAGGCTATATGGGGGGAGATTTTCCTAACCCGAGTTATTTAGATGTACTCTCTCGGATCACTGGACACGCAGAGGTGGCACAAATCGAATATGATCCGGAATTGGTGAGTTATCAGGAGTTATTAAAGGTGTTTTGGTCGATTCACGATCCGACTCAACTCAATCGCCAAGGAAGCGATCGGGGTGAACAATATCGCTCAGTAATTTTTTACCATAATCAACAACAAAAACTAGAAGCTCAATCTTCTTTACATCAGTTGGAAATGACCGGGGTTTTCCCGGGTAGAATTGTCACCCAAATTCAACCTGCGGGTGCTTATTATCTCGCCGATGACTATCATCAGCAGTATTTGGCTAAAAAACGCCTTTAA